The DNA region CATGCCtacacccggtttagcaaaggaggaaaaaagctgtgatacgtcatgtgacaacaCCGGGACCACACACGTTTGAGATCCCTGAACTAGAGAAATCCCCCCCAAATTTAAGCAAGTTAACTCAGGAACATCCTCAATATCCATTAAGGGGAAAGATAGCAAATTCTCCTCACTTTTGAACCTAATCTCAGCAACCCACTTGGTCATCTGTAATCCACAGCGGTAATAATCCATCTaagacagtatttctcaaccttggcaacttgaagatgtccggactttaactcccagaattccccagccagcattcgctggctggggaattctgggagttgaagtccagacatcttcaagttgctaaggttgagaaacactgatctaagagaATTGGCTGCTTTTCCTAAAAATGTTAAGGCACAAAGCTGACAAATAAATTGTACCACAGACAAGACCCAAAGGTTCTGAGACATAGTAAACCTTAGGTTTTAATCGCTTATGTTTCTTGTTTCCTTAATTCGATACATTTTTCAAATACTATTGTTTCTGAAACTTCTGCAACAAATCACGTATGGCTGAATTGTTATTGTTTGTAAACCATTTCATAGCAGCAAAATGCTTCATTTCCAGGCGGATGTTGCCCCCAAAACCCTTGagatggaatataatagaataacagagttggaaggggccttggaggtcatctaatccagcccccagctcaagcaggagaccctacaccatttaggTGACCTGAATCAAAAATTCAGCAcagcagaggggggaaaaaacaagcaagttcTTGAAAAAGTGTTAAGAACATGCTGTTTTGTTTTCCCAGTTGGATGAAAATGCCTTCCTTGTTTCTCCCTCTGATATTGATCCCTTTAATGTCCAAGAGTGCTCGGTGGTTCAATAGTGCTGTCAAAGATGCAGATGAAACAAGACTATCGATCGACTGAGAAGAAGGGACAACAAGCCCTTCACAGAAACCACCAACAAATTGCCACCACTTATCTAAGGGGAGGAGGTCGAGCAAAGCCTGAGATTCAGCCTGCTGGAAGCACCACCAGAAACCGTGCGGTCTTCTTCTCTGGCGACATCAGGCAGAGAGAGGCCAGGACAACCCAACTGCAGATCCTGATGAGATCCGGAAGAGAACTTACTGGTTCACCAGCAGCCCGCTTCTCCCTTGAGTGGGACCGAGTCGAGATTCCCGTTTAGCCAGAACAGCCTTGGCTCGCCGGGATTATTTTAAAGTTTGCTATTCTGCTGAAACTGGGAGACCAAGGACAGAAGCTGCTCGGAGGCTTTGATTTGCTTCGTTCCAAGGTAGGTGGCGCTGTTGGCCGTCGTGTCCTCCAAGAAGTAGCGGTAGTTGGCCATCATGCCGCAAGAGGCCGTCAAGCCACGGGGACTGGCGTCGGCCATCCAGTTCAGGCGCCACAGCACCGCCCCGTTCTGTAAGTGGAAATTGGCCACCGGGTTGAGCGCGTAGCCGCGGTGCTTCTCTCCGTAGAGGTACCAGGCGCAAAGCCTCAGGAGGGGCTGCTGTAAGACCCGAGCCAGCTTTTCAGACTTCACCCACCCGTTGTTTGTGAAAAGGCGCTTCAGTTTCTCAGCCGCGGGGTCTCCCGTGATCTCCGAAATTTCTTGCATCTCCAGATCCGTGAAAGGGTTTCCCCGGCCCAGTTCGTTGGATTGTGAGCACAGCAGACCAATCAGCCATTTGGTGAACCCCGGGATGGGAGACAAGGTggagaaagctttgatttgaggAAATTCATCCTGCGGATTTTCAAGTTTGTtccgaaacaaaacaaaaagacagaTTTTTGGGTACAGCTAAATgaggatggaaaaaaataaatcacaacAAGGTCGAACATTTAAAGCAGGAAGCACAAACAGGTTTGAGATGCGGCTATTTTCATCAGCAGgttattgtttgtgtgtgtttcataACTTCGTTTACTgcagaagtaaaacatttcagcTTAGGGTTTCTTCATTCCTGCCTAATAAAATGCCATCTGCCCAAATACTTATACTCGCAATTTGAGAAGCAGTAAAACTACCTACAAGGCATCTCTAAAATCTTTGATTAGCCATTTTCTCATGGATACTGGATGTACTTTCAaggatttttaatttttcttgggCCCTGGGAAATCTGTAGAGACACTGATTTTTTTGTTCAGTAGGTTAAAAACCTCCCCCTCCCATTTCTAGCCCTTCAAATTTAACAACTGAGCAGCTGAACAGCTGTAACACTCGGTTACCTTTCCAAGAAACAGATGTTCTCTTTATTTTGCCCGTATATTTCTTAAAATTTAGGAAACCCATTTCCTAATATGGGTTTTGCATCTGAGGAACCCAAGGCTATTTTGCCTCCAGtgttaactaccgtatttttcagagtataagacgcaccacgattttgaagaggcaaatttaaaaagtttttgcactctgcagaccttctaaaaacggcccctttttcgcgaaaacgggccgtttttgtgCCAAAAAagggcacgcatagcctttaggaggcttgtagagttctcatgggggcggggggggggggaaccaagcaaaaaaatggcccttttttgtgaaaacgggcccattttttgtcaaaaaaagggcatgcctaCCCTTTAggcagcttatagagtgctcctggaggtttGGGAGGGGCAGAAATCggcctgtttttcattcatttttgtcctccccagcccccaggagcactctataagcctcctaaaggctatgcacgaccaCTTTGGGGAAGAGgctggggtttcaggaggccaaaaatgctgtatttagtgtataagatgcacccagattttcagcctcctttttgaggcaaaaagatgcgtcttatacgccgaaaaacaCGGtgtataaaagcaaaaaaatgcaTTTCCTTGTTCCAATGGGGTCTTCTCCCAAACTTATTCCAACAAGGAAAAAGCTTTAAGAAAATGATGTCCAAATTGCATTTTCTGCCCtctaaaaaaaaaggacattttagattttaaaaaaaaaaaatccagacaccAGTAGACCTTCCTGGAGGTCGAAATGTACGTTATGCCAAAATCCCTATTATTCACAAAACATGAAGTCCATAAGCTGCTGGAAAAATAAATTAGTACTGCATAAAACCAACACATTGGCCACATATTGTCCTAAGCTATTATGTGGCGTGTTTGCTTTTAGCTTCTAAGGTGTGTGAATGCTCTCATTACAGCTTGGTTTTGTGTGTGAACCAATCCATTATAGCTTGTTTAACAAatgatgtaaaaaaataaataaatcctggctTTGTAGGCTTGTGAACTTAGCTTATCAGTTATGTACAATGCGGCTggcgaaggagggggggggggaattgttttATTCATGAAATACAGAGGCAAAATATACTAGCAACTTCGCAAAGGTTGACAAAATATGTCTTGATTAGCAGTAAGCTCATCAGCTGCCCTAGAATAAATCAGATTTACTGCTCACTTCTGCTGGTCTTAAGAGGAGCCTttaccatacaggtagtcctcgacgtacgcccacaattgaggccaaaacgtttatgttttacgacctttcttgccagagttgttaagtgaatcactgcagttgttaagctagttaacccggttgttaagtgactctgtctttgctcgtcagaagtctcaaagggggatcatgtgactcttggacactgcaaccgtcataaatatgagtcagtgctTCAATGGTCGTAAGTGGGGAAAACAGCCACATCACTttctccagtgccgttgtaactttcaacagtcactaaatgaactgttttgcaaattgaggattgcctgtatagTGGTGCTCATTTGAGACccagagagaaataaaaactagGCTGAAAGAGATATTAttgctggttccaccacaaaatcgcggaggacaaaatcgcgctcgacgaaagcgcgcatttgacgtcatcacagcgcgacgaaaacatcgcactgtgatcgaaaaatgtaaaaataaagctaaaaccttaccctaacccccccaaacctaaccctaaacctaaccctaaacctaacccttaacctaaccctaaatctaaccctaaacttaaccgttaacgtaacgctaaacctaacgctaacccttaacctaacgctaaacctaacgctaacgctctaaacctgaccctaacccttaacctaaccctaacctttatgtgaatcggcttgctttaattttaattttatttcaatttttaatttttttcgtggcgctgtgatgacgtcacatgcgcgctttcgtcgagcacgattttgtcctccgcgcttttgacgggtcacgattattGCTATGGCCAAATCTATTCTTTCAGCAAGCTGACTGGTATTAGCGTCCTGTTAAGGACACGGTATTCACAAATATTCCGATTCCCGCTTTAAGTTTTCCTCGTTCGGTTTCCAAAGGTCAAatctaaaaaaaagtttaagatcTGAATCGCTGCAGTTTCAAAAGCCCCAGAGCCTGTCTCGTTGCATTTTGATGTGTCCGTGACAGCCATAATATAACATGTTCTTTTTCTGGGGAAATTAAAAGTTACAGAAGCTTGAAATTAAGTGATTTGGAATTAATCAAATAGATGAGGGAAAACAAAGCAAATAATGATatatcttattttccccacattgTTTATTCCCCAAAGGATATTTGAGAGTCAACCGTGAGAAATGTATTACAATACATTAATATCTAAGGGAATGAACCCCGGCAAATGGAGCAGTACCAAGTAATTTAGTTTGGTATTTAAATGAGGCGGCTGCACTTTTAATAAAGCAAATTTCTAAAGCGCCTGCCTCAAAACTAAAGTTCAACAAAACGTGCTTCTCCCTTTGGACCCGTCTTAAGTAAACAACCCACAATCTTCCACAACTATTTGGGAGAGTTTTCCTTCAAGCCCTAATAGATGATTCAAAAGTCAGCCGCAAAAGATTTTCACGTGTTTAAGTTTTTGGACAGGAACTTCCTATGCTGTTCCAGCCCCACCCCAAAGCTGGGTACATTTTGTACAAGGCTTTTTAATGTTATCCACGTTTGGCTAAGCAGTGGGATAATATTAATGAATGACCtcagactacaagacctccacagtcccttccaactctgtcattctgtcctTTCGTAGAGCTGGAAGATTGAAACCTGAGTTTCTAACAGCCCATTGAGCTAAAGGACTCCATGGTCTGACTTggtttattgattgatttgatttgattgattttattgtatttctatgccgccctattcccagagggactcagggcggctcacaaaccaagtaaaggagggggggggattcaaacagggaaaaaagacaatggacaaacaacacaacaatttaaaacaatcaacagccacactaTTCGAGCAgggacgggaactcatcagccccaggcctgtcggaacagccaggttttaagggctttgcggaaagcctggagggtggtgagggtccgaatctccacggggagctcgttccagagggccggagcagccacagagaaggccctcctccgggtggtagccaatcggcattggccagtagatggaattcggaggaggcctaatctgtgggatctaatcggtctgttggaggtaattggcaattgTTTAAAGCAGACCTTGGCATTTTACGATTCCTGGGTCACATCTGGCCCTTTGGCTGTCCCTGTTCGGCCCATGTGAGGTCACGGGAAATGAAACCTCAGAAGTAAATAAAGTGTACATCATGTACACAATATGACTGCATTGCTTTTATTCTGAAGgcgactctttttttttttttttcaatttaggtatatctgtgcatgcatgtgtacctATGCGCCTTCACAGTAATATGTTGGTTGTATTGGTTCAGCCCTCCCACAATGGTCCTAGTGAGAAAATGAATTGCCCACCACTGGCTTAAGGAAACCgcactgttttgttttgtgtttaaaaaggaaagcaggtaggaaggaagagagaaggaaggaagacagaatgaatggagggaggaaggaaggaagatagaaggaaggcagaagggagggagggagagtgagtgggtgggtgggtggaaggaaaggagaatgaaTGAAGACAGAATGAattaatgaaggaaggaaagagggagagagggagggagggaaagagggagagactgggtgggtggaagagccgaggtggtgcagtggttagggtgcagcactgcaggccacttcagctgactgttatctgcagttcggcggttcaaatctcactggctcagggttgactcagccttccatccttccgaggtgggtaaaatgaggacccagattgttgttgggggcaatatgctgactctgtaaaccgcttagagagggctgaaagccctatgaagcggtatataagtctaactgctattgctattgctataaggaaaGCAGAATGAATGaagacagaatgaatgaatgaatgaatgaatggaggaaggaaggaaggaaggaaggaaggaaggaaggaaggaaggaaggaaggaaggaatttaatTCCAGGGGCAACATCCCTTTTGGCACCTACCTGCAGCTCTTTGACCACTCGCTTGATGAGATACGTGCCAAGCTCCACGCCCTGCAGGCCCTGCTGAGTCAAACTGATGGAGTAGAAAATTGCAGTGGTAATTCTGTCCAAATCTTCTACTTCCTGCAAGGGAGGCTCTTTTACTATATCCTGGAGAAAGATTAAGAAAATGAGTGATGGCAATCTGGGTTTGAATTCCAGCAGATTCACGTTTCACAGTCCAACTCTCACAGCAGAGGGGGAAAGATTTTGCACACTCAGCTGGGCTCCGATTTCCAACCAAGGATTTGCTCTCTCGTGAGCTGCACAACCCAGGACTCTTTCAAAACATACCATAATTTCAAAAACTGTCAGAGTGCGCACAGAGTGACtatgtgagacaacccaggagcaaatacagtaaacagaagTTTGTATTTCAATAGTGGTttttatctacaaagaatatatactTATACGTACTATAGTCAAATctcaaacaaacagcaatcagcACACACGGAGAGGTAGATAAGCCccaacagggcctcttcttatgacaggctcttaaagtgatatcagcccaaaaaccttgctgactcattcccagcATTACCTCATCGTAGCAGCTGATCATAAATCATTcatcatcattaccctgacaaaAACTGAGAAAGCATTGCCGCTGCTAACTGAAATAGGACattaggaaacagaaagaggacaATTAGGGTGCCAGCTGGGCTTTGCAAATGGTGACGAAGCTCTACTGAAGGAGCAACTCAATCAGCATCCTTGGATAACAACAAAGGCTCCCTATAagctaaacatttattttatttttagtttatgaATAATTGGTAGACGTCCATGTAGGCCGCTAAGCACTAAGGGCAACTAGAAGGACTTTTAAGAAACTCATCTACATAGGCATTTAAAGTTGATTTTTAAGCCGaggggctttttttaaaatttccttcctCTTAATATTAACTTGCGATTAAAATTTGAGGCTATGTTTGATCCCAAGTAAAAGCCAAACAATGGTACCTGGATGTTACTGGATATTTCATCAGTCAGTGCGACGTGCAAAACAATCAGGGGTTCTCCGGGTATTGCACAGTGGGCAAAATAGTAACACCTTCTGTAGGACCCAACACGGCGCTTCATATCCATCCAATTTCGAACAGGATGCACAGCTTCGCtactacaataaaaataaaaataaagaggatGGAGGCTTGCAGGTGTCGATGCTCTTTCCAACTTCAGGTTATGCACGGACAATCAACAGAGCAATGTAACCTCGATAATGTGCGTATATCAGGTGGCATCAGATTGCTTTAACTTGGGGAAGTGCCACACGGCTCATCAATTTTTGGCACTTACTCGCTAATCTTCTGAAGAATCTCACAGGGAGACTGCCACGTAACTCGTTCCAAGGttaggaatccagtagaaaaccATTCTGACAACATGTTCTTTAGTACTCCATTCATTTCCTGCAAACAGAGAAGGGCAGTTATTAAGGCTTCAGCAGAaaagatactaaataagcaatcaacataaatcacactaggaaacgaaataaaacaatataaatcgtaaagatacaaacTATAAAGCTATAATCGTAAGTAGGAGATAGGTAAGTGGGAGGAtgtgaaaaataatagtaatacaacctTACTAAAGagttttgacagtgttgtgggaattagttgtttagcagagtgatggcatgggggggggggggagaaacctcGCACCAGATCTCTAGAATATATAATTGCACCAGATCTCTAGAATATAAactataaccctaaccctcagaAGCATTTTCCAGTTCAGCTGCTAAATTTTAAAAGAATGCCACACCTTCATACTCTTAAATTGCCTTGGCATATGCAttagtttaaaaataattcatgtttttttttaaaaaaaaataactgataTATATGCACAGATAATATAAGATCTAATCTGAAGCGCCTTAGCcaactgatgaacaaagaataattaaaagccCTTGTTGCTAAGATTTTACAAGTTACACTTCCTTATTCCATGACCGTATTGCTAGCAGAGACGTTATAGTTATTAATTTCTGAAACCATGAGAGGCTGAACTAAGTGTTTGCAAATTGGTTGGGAGcagaatgaaataaacagtttttgGAATTCATCTTCATCTGATTTGCTGTTGTTTTAGAAAACAGCAATTTCACATTAGATTGACAAATGTTCCATAGAAGAAAATTAACTCAAGTCAACCTCCCCTTTTAAGAGGTTTActggaaacaaaaaataatattaacacTTTTACGAACTGTGATCTCAGAGCAGAACCTGAGCAAAGCAGAAGTATCTGCGGCAGtatttttatgaaaataaatagaaGCGTTAAACAAAATATATCG from Thamnophis elegans isolate rThaEle1 chromosome 14, rThaEle1.pri, whole genome shotgun sequence includes:
- the MLYCD gene encoding malonyl-CoA decarboxylase, mitochondrial isoform X1 gives rise to the protein MRPWSRCQATPRQLFRLLARAPSPSGRPRPSAVAMATKASAFLDEALCRAVPPLPPYETREKAAAPAGAALEQRSAEFMRFYRSLGGGGGGEGSRAELLRRLAGGFGVERGRVAEAMARVLRLQEGEPGPLLQAEDRLRHALTPRYRGLFQHLARQEGGLRFLVELRRDLLEALAALDAPGPHLREMNGVLKNMLSEWFSTGFLTLERVTWQSPCEILQKISDSEAVHPVRNWMDMKRRVGSYRRCYYFAHCAIPGEPLIVLHVALTDEISSNIQDIVKEPPLQEVEDLDRITTAIFYSISLTQQGLQGVELGTYLIKRVVKELQLYPKICLFVLFRNKLENPQDEFPQIKAFSTLSPIPGFTKWLIGLLCSQSNELGRGNPFTDLEMQEISEITGDPAAEKLKRLFTNNGWVKSEKLARVLQQPLLRLCAWYLYGEKHRGYALNPVANFHLQNGAVLWRLNWMADASPRGLTASCGMMANYRYFLEDTTANSATYLGTKQIKASEQLLSLVSQFQQNSKL
- the MLYCD gene encoding malonyl-CoA decarboxylase, mitochondrial isoform X2, with protein sequence MRPWSRCQATPRQLFRLLARAPSPSGRPRPSAVAMATKASAFLDEALCRAVPPLPPYETREKAAAPAGAALEQRSAEFMRFYRSLGGGGGGEGSRAELLRRLAGGFGVERGRVAEAMARVLRLQEGEPGPLLQAEDRLRHALTPRYRGLFQHLARQEGGLRFLVELRRDLLEALAALDAPGPHLREMNGVLKNMLSEWFSTGFLTLERVTWQSPCEILQKISDSEAVHPVRNWMDMKRRVGSYRRCYYFAHCAIPGEPLIVLHVALTDEISSNIQDIVKEPPLQEVEDLDRITTAIFYSISLTQQGLQGVELGTYLIKRVVKELQDEFPQIKAFSTLSPIPGFTKWLIGLLCSQSNELGRGNPFTDLEMQEISEITGDPAAEKLKRLFTNNGWVKSEKLARVLQQPLLRLCAWYLYGEKHRGYALNPVANFHLQNGAVLWRLNWMADASPRGLTASCGMMANYRYFLEDTTANSATYLGTKQIKASEQLLSLVSQFQQNSKL